The DNA segment CGATTTCGTTGATTTCTGTTTTGTCTGCATGACCCGCAACTGCAATTACCCCTTGTGAAGGAGCCGGGATTAAAAACGGAAGCATTTCATAATCGATGTCCATTTTCATTCTTTTAATTCCTGCCAAAGATAAAATGGTAGCATCAAAATCACCATCTTCCAGTTTCTGGAGTCTGGTCTGGATATTTCCACGGATGTCTGAAAATTCAGCATTAGGAAAATTTTTAAGCCAAAAAGCTCTTCTTCTCAAGCTGCTTGTTGCCAGTTTAAGCTCGTGAAGTTCCTTGTTTTTTGCAGATTCTTTACGGATCAGAACATCCTGAGGGAAATCCCTTTCCAGGTAAGATACGATCTCAAGATTTTGAGGAAGATTCGTGGGAACATCTTTTAAAGAATGTACAGCAATATCGATCTCATCGTTTAATAAGGCAACATCAAGGTCTCTTGTAAAAACGCCGGTAATTCCCAGGGAATAAAGAGGCTGAGTAAGATTTTTGTCGCCGGATGATACAATAGGAACGATTTCCGTTAAATAATTATTGTTCTGAAGGTGTCTCGCAACTTCTCTTGCCTGCCAAAGTGCCAATGCGGAATTCCTGGTTCCGATTCTAATGCTTTTCATTGAATTCGTTG comes from the Chryseobacterium nepalense genome and includes:
- the hemC gene encoding hydroxymethylbilane synthase translates to MKSIRIGTRNSALALWQAREVARHLQNNNYLTEIVPIVSSGDKNLTQPLYSLGITGVFTRDLDVALLNDEIDIAVHSLKDVPTNLPQNLEIVSYLERDFPQDVLIRKESAKNKELHELKLATSSLRRRAFWLKNFPNAEFSDIRGNIQTRLQKLEDGDFDATILSLAGIKRMKMDIDYEMLPFLIPAPSQGVIAVAGHADKTEINEIVRRFTNHTNTQICVEMERNFLNTLEGGCTAPIGAFAEIFEDQIRFKAALCSLDGKNCISTDENFVYNNEENFGKNFAKVVLENGGKELMAEIKNQI